GACGGCCGTTATTTTAACCGACGGCGACCAGCGCTGGGGGCCATAGTAACCGGTAAATTCACCGAACGGCCCTTCTGCATCCCGCTGGTTGGGCAGTATTTCACCCTCGACAATGACTTCCGCATCGGCCGGCACCAGCAGCCGTTCTCCGTAAGTTTCTGAAGGGACCAGCCGCAGCGGTTCGCCGATGACGCCGCCGATGGTCTCATACTCATCGACCTCCATGGAACTGATGGCCTCGGAACCCAGATAAAATCCGGGATGATGACCCGGCACGTGGGCGATCGGCAGGGGCTTGCCTTGTTCCTGGGCGCGCATGTAATAATTCCATAAATGCCGCGGCGACATCCAGATGCGCGACTCCGTTTTGCCGGCCACGATCATGCGATGGTGGGATGAATTGTAATTTTTGCCGGTATCGGGGTCCGCCGCAACCACCGCATCCGGAAGATAGGGATAGCCGTCCATCTCATGATGCGTCACCACCGGCAGGTCCCTGAGGTCGACATCAGCGCCTGTAATGACCACTTCCTTAACCGGCGCAGCACTCTTGTCGATCACCACCGGCTTTTGCGGCTGCAGGCATCTTTCGGCAAATTTGAAACTGGTCTCCATGCGCCACTGTTCCCGGTCCAGGCCCAGCGCAACGGCGCAATACTGGCGCATGGCAAAAATGTTGGTGGCGACTTTGAAACCGCTTTTCCGGCCTTTTACATTTTTCACATTTTCAAAAATCAGAAATGGAAAACGGCCTTCATTCTCAAGTTTTTGCTGGATGGCCGTTATCTCGAATTTGGGATCGACTTCATTTTTAACCACAATGACTTCATCGGGCATTTCCTTCTGAAGCTTTTTAATAAAAGATCTCAGATCCGCAGCCATACCTTGCCCTCCCTTTTTCAAAGAAATACTTACGCGTCAAACCCATTGAAATTTCGTTAAAATACGGCTTGCTGACTATAAAAAAGCAGATGGAAGGTGTCAAGCCCAAAGAAATTATTGAAAATCACCGCCTATTTAACTGGAAAATCCTTTTCGGCCTTACGTTTCCGTTGAACCGAGCGCCCATATCCTTTTCGGGAATACGCCGCCGGCAAATTGATTTGTTTTGGTGGAATATAGTTCCGATGAACGCTTGACTTCAAACCAAAAACATAAGAGTATGGCCATTGATTTTATGAATAGTATACCTA
The nucleotide sequence above comes from Desulfobacterales bacterium. Encoded proteins:
- a CDS encoding UbiD family decarboxylase, with protein sequence MAADLRSFIKKLQKEMPDEVIVVKNEVDPKFEITAIQQKLENEGRFPFLIFENVKNVKGRKSGFKVATNIFAMRQYCAVALGLDREQWRMETSFKFAERCLQPQKPVVIDKSAAPVKEVVITGADVDLRDLPVVTHHEMDGYPYLPDAVVAADPDTGKNYNSSHHRMIVAGKTESRIWMSPRHLWNYYMRAQEQGKPLPIAHVPGHHPGFYLGSEAISSMEVDEYETIGGVIGEPLRLVPSETYGERLLVPADAEVIVEGEILPNQRDAEGPFGEFTGYYGPQRWSPSVKITAVTHRRDPIYLNILVGHADTAILGGIPKEAGIYEEIKRAVPGVKAVHFPISGCCRFHAYISLHQRVDGEGIVAGMAAFPHHDELKHVIVVDDDVDPFNERDVLWAMATRVQPDLDINIIKNARGGALDPSAVKHAVGGKMIIDATRPVNRPFSERINIPADVMDRIDLKDFIG